From a region of the Odoribacter splanchnicus DSM 20712 genome:
- a CDS encoding M15 family metallopeptidase: MVISTLRRIVFFGSVCIFLGSAGGGCGNQEKRQKPVLTEEVPKITVERVVADTSGQKEDSGTERRMRQLGLVDIGEVDPTIAVHLVYATSDNFAGKVLYRDIRKAFLLPEAAGRLAEAQRKLKLLRPELSLLVYDAARPMKVQQEMWDLVKGTENRVYVSNPRNGGGLHNYGAAVDLTLVDSLGHVLPMGSEFDYFGEEARPDREEAMVKQGRIILPHLHNRRLLRKVMTDAGFRVLPSEWWHFNLMSRAEARERLKVIE, encoded by the coding sequence ATGGTAATTAGTACGCTCCGGAGAATAGTTTTTTTCGGAAGCGTATGTATTTTTCTTGGAAGTGCCGGAGGAGGTTGCGGTAACCAAGAAAAGAGGCAGAAGCCTGTTCTGACTGAAGAAGTACCGAAAATTACCGTTGAGCGTGTCGTTGCGGATACCTCCGGACAAAAAGAAGATTCCGGAACCGAACGGCGGATGCGCCAATTAGGATTGGTGGATATCGGGGAGGTCGATCCTACGATTGCTGTACATTTGGTGTATGCTACATCCGATAATTTTGCCGGAAAGGTGCTGTATCGGGATATCCGGAAAGCATTTCTGTTACCGGAGGCCGCCGGGCGTTTAGCAGAAGCCCAGCGAAAGTTGAAACTTCTGAGGCCGGAATTGAGTCTGCTCGTATATGATGCAGCCCGTCCGATGAAGGTGCAGCAAGAAATGTGGGATTTGGTCAAAGGGACTGAAAACCGGGTGTATGTCAGTAATCCCCGGAATGGTGGTGGATTGCATAATTACGGTGCTGCTGTCGATCTGACTTTGGTCGATTCTTTAGGACATGTTTTGCCGATGGGAAGTGAGTTCGATTATTTCGGGGAGGAGGCGAGGCCTGACCGGGAGGAGGCGATGGTGAAGCAAGGGCGGATTATTTTACCTCATTTGCACAACCGGAGGTTATTGCGTAAAGTGATGACCGATGCGGGATTCCGGGTTCTTCCCAGCGAATGGTGGCATTTTAATCTAATGTCGAGGGCAGAAGCGAGGGAGCGGCTGAAAGTGATAGAATAG
- a CDS encoding amidohydrolase, giving the protein MKIALVQSPLAWGELQENLQNFDKKMAECEDCDVILLPEMFTSGCMMIKKSAEVAFAAKESVANAYPVVEEKMLAWAKRQHALVMGSTVYRENGKYYNRLIAAFPEGNCRYYDKRHCFRMGGENEHFTPGDRQLTFEFRGVKIAAFICYDLRFPVWCRNTQNYDLAVFVANWPESRREVWKTLLKARAIENQAFVAGVNCVGEDDNGLTYSGDSMVADARGREVGSTSPGNEAIIRVELDIEKLRQFRKKFPVLDDRDDFLFREK; this is encoded by the coding sequence ATGAAAATAGCATTGGTACAATCCCCTTTGGCCTGGGGAGAGCTGCAGGAGAATTTACAGAATTTTGACAAAAAAATGGCGGAGTGTGAGGATTGTGATGTAATTCTACTCCCTGAGATGTTCACTTCGGGCTGTATGATGATAAAGAAGTCGGCAGAGGTGGCATTTGCCGCTAAGGAATCTGTCGCAAATGCATATCCTGTCGTAGAAGAAAAGATGCTGGCTTGGGCGAAACGTCAGCATGCTTTGGTAATGGGATCGACGGTTTACCGGGAAAATGGAAAATATTATAATCGCTTGATTGCTGCTTTTCCTGAGGGAAATTGCCGGTATTATGACAAACGGCATTGTTTCAGAATGGGCGGGGAGAACGAGCATTTTACTCCCGGAGACCGGCAGTTGACTTTCGAATTTCGGGGAGTAAAGATAGCTGCTTTTATTTGTTATGATTTGCGCTTCCCGGTTTGGTGCAGGAACACACAAAATTATGATCTGGCTGTTTTCGTGGCGAATTGGCCGGAATCGCGCCGCGAAGTCTGGAAAACATTGCTGAAAGCCAGAGCGATTGAAAATCAGGCTTTTGTTGCTGGCGTCAATTGTGTCGGAGAAGATGATAACGGTTTGACCTATTCCGGTGATTCGATGGTCGCCGATGCCCGGGGGAGGGAGGTCGGAAGTACCTCTCCCGGAAATGAAGCCATTATCCGGGTGGAACTGGATATAGAGAAATTGAGGCAATTCAGAAAAAAATTTCCGGTATTGGACGACCGGGATGACTTTCTTTTCCGGGAGAAATGA
- a CDS encoding WG repeat-containing protein, translating into MKIFWKVIVAVIAFSLLGIMIVLGTAYIKSVERHTYLADNKVLSDKYVYEEFSNGKKRVKNRATQQVILDRLEWLVTGDKADSLAVFCRKGKRGYLNCYTGEVVIPAQYERAWVFSEGLAAVMSGGKIGFIDRQGRTVIPPTWSYPVGSQEMDYLFKGGYCAVFDNARQCGLIDRNGQWKVAPRYDYIYMPEEGLRILQKGDRWGVLGDSLQILMPVEYDWLKIVPEGIVCIQGGKQQVIGKDGKTVVRPFVYDAILPLYYSTGEYFDNGEERMNRSRYFSYSVWNPKGNRYGLMDAEGKRITEALYSDIEALSEDLYLCSIEDGLYRITLNYNR; encoded by the coding sequence ATGAAAATTTTTTGGAAAGTTATCGTTGCTGTGATTGCCTTCTCTTTATTGGGGATCATGATTGTTCTAGGAACAGCTTATATTAAAAGTGTGGAACGGCATACCTATCTTGCTGACAATAAGGTATTGAGTGATAAGTATGTGTATGAAGAATTTTCGAATGGGAAAAAGAGGGTGAAAAACCGGGCTACGCAACAGGTGATTTTGGATCGTTTAGAGTGGCTGGTGACCGGTGATAAGGCCGATTCTTTAGCTGTGTTTTGCCGGAAGGGGAAAAGGGGATATCTGAATTGTTATACCGGCGAAGTGGTGATTCCCGCACAATATGAACGGGCCTGGGTGTTTTCGGAAGGATTGGCGGCTGTGATGTCGGGAGGGAAGATCGGTTTTATCGACCGGCAAGGACGGACAGTTATCCCGCCGACCTGGAGCTATCCGGTCGGTAGTCAGGAGATGGATTATCTGTTTAAAGGAGGCTATTGTGCCGTCTTCGACAATGCCCGGCAATGTGGTTTGATCGATCGCAATGGACAATGGAAAGTTGCACCTCGATACGATTATATTTATATGCCCGAAGAAGGACTTCGGATACTTCAAAAAGGAGATCGGTGGGGGGTTTTGGGTGATTCGTTACAAATCCTTATGCCAGTGGAATACGATTGGCTGAAAATAGTACCCGAAGGGATAGTCTGTATTCAGGGGGGCAAGCAACAAGTGATCGGAAAAGATGGAAAAACGGTGGTCCGGCCTTTTGTATATGATGCTATCCTTCCCCTGTATTATTCTACTGGAGAATATTTCGATAATGGAGAAGAAAGGATGAACCGAAGCCGCTATTTTTCTTATTCGGTTTGGAATCCCAAAGGAAACCGGTATGGACTGATGGATGCAGAAGGTAAACGGATTACAGAGGCTCTTTATAGTGATATCGAGGCCTTGTCGGAGGATCTCTATCTATGCTCTATAGAGGATGGACTTTACCGGATAACCTTGAATTATAACAGATAA
- a CDS encoding Rossmann-fold NAD(P)-binding domain-containing protein → MMENLIFEILKMAGFIVVLFLCCLWLVKDKRSFYKFRDWGLIPLTALAGFVIYCIGYWEAGTKESLITLVVRSFLSTFHMFFLHSDLLEVRHHMHTNATYMFAFSIIHFAAFLVSFLVVLQLFGKQFLSWLKLKLSTPKDSYIFFDLNEGAVALAEDLLKKDRKRFILFIDKNVKHKLVAFPKINLSLPRLRDKESLFEKISKTEAVFLKKDFSEEVAFDELKISKLVDKSVCRMFFLSENEDYNIHMSLKVIGEIRRLQLLPKELRLYVNADSEELIDLFAEKIGPLNVEVHIFNRSKLAAQELITNYPPVNALKLETSKAVALSDFSMLIIGFGNMGSEALKAMIEQGQFVGSTFRATIIDKEMKCKAGLFEHYYPGLKNYQLEYHEAEVNSSEFFNLLKDKLAGLKYILVALGEDELNIKTAVELSHFISRETDNDQIKILTDVYNTRDYSYIQQAKECFKEICLYGSNDNIYTEDIIINESREMTARKIHAYYNAQKAVEKQVPWQALSPIKKMTNISAASHIYTKLQLAGLTPQDFAQWSTEEEYVKALGNERFENLAKGEHLHWNATLFVHEWDVWHLSDIPDFVSVNKDEKHKKHACLVDWEELKKVEERFGEPYRKYDRDSVRNIWELAKANLL, encoded by the coding sequence ATGATGGAGAATTTGATTTTTGAAATCCTGAAAATGGCAGGATTTATCGTTGTGTTGTTTTTGTGTTGTCTGTGGTTGGTGAAGGATAAACGATCGTTTTACAAGTTCAGGGATTGGGGCTTGATTCCACTGACTGCCCTGGCAGGATTTGTAATTTATTGCATCGGTTATTGGGAAGCTGGGACGAAAGAATCGCTGATAACCTTGGTGGTCCGTTCTTTTTTGTCCACGTTTCACATGTTTTTCCTGCATTCGGATTTACTCGAAGTCAGGCATCATATGCATACAAACGCGACTTATATGTTCGCTTTTTCTATTATTCACTTTGCGGCATTTCTGGTCAGCTTTCTGGTCGTTTTGCAATTGTTCGGCAAACAATTCCTGTCCTGGCTGAAATTAAAACTCTCTACCCCGAAAGACAGTTATATCTTTTTCGATTTGAACGAAGGAGCTGTAGCTTTGGCGGAAGATTTACTGAAAAAAGACAGGAAGCGTTTTATTCTTTTTATCGATAAGAATGTAAAACACAAATTGGTGGCTTTCCCAAAAATAAATTTGTCCTTACCCCGTCTCCGGGATAAAGAATCTTTATTTGAAAAAATCAGTAAAACAGAGGCGGTGTTCCTGAAAAAAGATTTTTCTGAAGAGGTTGCTTTCGACGAATTAAAGATTTCCAAATTGGTCGATAAATCGGTTTGCCGGATGTTTTTCTTGTCCGAGAATGAAGATTATAATATTCACATGTCCCTGAAAGTGATCGGGGAAATCCGGCGATTGCAGTTATTACCCAAGGAATTAAGGCTTTATGTGAATGCCGATTCGGAAGAACTGATCGATCTTTTTGCAGAAAAAATCGGTCCTTTGAATGTCGAAGTACATATTTTTAACCGGTCTAAGTTGGCGGCTCAGGAATTGATCACGAATTATCCTCCTGTGAATGCCCTGAAACTGGAAACTTCTAAAGCTGTCGCCTTGTCTGATTTCAGTATGCTGATTATCGGATTTGGGAATATGGGGAGTGAGGCATTGAAAGCAATGATAGAACAGGGGCAGTTTGTCGGATCGACTTTCCGGGCTACGATTATCGATAAAGAGATGAAATGCAAGGCGGGTCTTTTCGAACATTATTATCCGGGCTTAAAGAATTATCAGCTCGAATATCACGAGGCGGAAGTGAATAGTAGTGAGTTTTTCAATTTGTTGAAAGATAAGTTGGCCGGGTTGAAATACATTCTGGTCGCTTTGGGAGAAGATGAATTGAATATAAAGACTGCGGTCGAATTGTCGCATTTCATTTCAAGGGAAACCGATAACGATCAGATTAAAATTTTGACAGATGTCTATAATACAAGAGATTACAGTTATATTCAGCAAGCGAAGGAATGTTTTAAAGAAATTTGTTTATATGGCAGTAACGACAATATTTACACTGAAGATATTATCATCAATGAGAGTCGGGAGATGACTGCCCGGAAGATCCATGCCTATTACAATGCACAGAAAGCTGTGGAGAAACAGGTGCCTTGGCAAGCGTTGTCGCCGATTAAAAAGATGACCAATATTTCGGCTGCCTCCCATATTTATACCAAGTTGCAATTAGCCGGGCTTACGCCTCAGGATTTTGCACAATGGTCTACTGAAGAGGAATATGTAAAGGCTTTGGGAAACGAGCGGTTTGAAAATTTGGCCAAAGGAGAACACCTGCATTGGAATGCCACCTTGTTTGTTCACGAGTGGGATGTCTGGCATTTGAGCGATATTCCCGACTTTGTTTCGGTGAATAAGGACGAAAAACATAAGAAGCATGCTTGTTTGGTGGATTGGGAAGAATTGAAGAAAGTGGAGGAACGGTTCGGAGAACCCTACCGGAAGTATGACCGGGATAGCGTGAGAAATATTTGGGAACTGGCCAAAGCGAATCTACTTTGA
- a CDS encoding 1-acyl-sn-glycerol-3-phosphate acyltransferase, whose product MKYLARFIMWLAGWKYKGELPAEKKAVIISVPHTSNWDFFWGELAFLSQGIPAFILMKKEFFFFPLGMILRALNVIPVDRGNKDSQLVEQMITEFKQRDSMYLCITPEGSRKKRKKWKKGFLVIAKAAGVPVYLGRIDYKGKYCEVGPLFYPTEDVDADLAYIMSTYHDANPKYPENFSNGN is encoded by the coding sequence ATGAAATATCTGGCAAGATTTATTATGTGGCTGGCCGGCTGGAAATACAAAGGTGAATTGCCTGCAGAGAAAAAAGCGGTGATTATATCTGTTCCTCATACTTCGAATTGGGATTTCTTCTGGGGAGAACTGGCTTTTTTGAGTCAGGGTATTCCGGCTTTTATTTTGATGAAGAAGGAATTCTTCTTTTTTCCGCTCGGGATGATTCTGCGGGCATTGAATGTGATACCGGTGGATCGCGGTAATAAAGATAGTCAGTTGGTAGAGCAGATGATTACCGAGTTTAAACAACGCGATTCGATGTATTTGTGTATCACCCCTGAAGGAAGCCGTAAAAAGCGGAAGAAATGGAAGAAGGGTTTTTTGGTTATTGCGAAAGCGGCAGGCGTTCCGGTTTATTTGGGCCGCATCGATTATAAAGGAAAATATTGTGAAGTGGGGCCTTTGTTTTATCCGACGGAGGATGTGGATGCTGATTTAGCCTATATTATGAGTACTTACCACGATGCTAATCCAAAGTATCCGGAGAATTTTTCTAATGGTAATTAG
- the udk gene encoding uridine kinase → MNTTIIGVAGGTASGKSTLVKKLQEAFEGESVITLCHDYYYKAHDDLSFEERTKLNYDHPGAFDTDMMIEDIMKLKKGRSVFRPVYSFVNHNRTDKTVKVEPAQVIIIDGILILENRTLRELMDVKVYVDTDPDVRLGRRLLRDVQERGRSIESVLTQYFCTVKPMHDEFVEPSKRYADIIIPEGGFNSVAVSMLIHNINSLIHHESERDRR, encoded by the coding sequence ATGAATACGACGATCATCGGTGTTGCCGGAGGTACGGCATCGGGGAAATCTACTTTGGTAAAAAAGTTGCAAGAGGCGTTTGAAGGAGAAAGTGTCATCACGCTTTGTCATGATTATTATTATAAAGCGCATGACGATTTGTCTTTCGAAGAACGAACAAAGCTGAATTACGATCATCCCGGTGCTTTCGATACCGATATGATGATTGAAGATATCATGAAACTGAAAAAGGGACGATCTGTTTTCCGGCCCGTTTATTCTTTTGTCAATCATAACCGTACGGATAAGACCGTCAAAGTCGAGCCGGCACAGGTGATTATTATCGATGGAATCCTTATTCTGGAAAACCGGACTTTACGCGAATTGATGGACGTGAAAGTATATGTAGATACCGATCCCGATGTGCGCTTAGGACGCCGTTTGTTACGGGATGTGCAGGAACGAGGGCGTAGTATAGAGTCGGTATTGACCCAATATTTTTGTACGGTAAAACCGATGCACGATGAGTTCGTAGAACCTTCGAAACGTTATGCCGATATTATTATCCCGGAAGGAGGGTTCAATTCTGTTGCGGTCAGTATGTTGATTCATAATATTAATTCATTGATTCACCACGAGTCGGAAAGGGATAGGAGATGA